In Prinia subflava isolate CZ2003 ecotype Zambia chromosome 8, Cam_Psub_1.2, whole genome shotgun sequence, the genomic window CCCAGCTGCCCCCACATCCCCGCGGGCCCCCCTGAAGTGGGGAGCGCTTTggggaggaggggcaggggcaggacgAGCCCCCCGCTCCCTTCCAGGGCTGGGCCGGGCGCGGCTGCATCGCCGCATCCCCGCTGGAACGCGGCTCCGTCAGCTCCGGCATCATCTCCGCATCCTgagcgggcagggcaggggaggggagggcagagcctgcCCGGAGCTCGGAGCCCCCTGGAACCCTGCCCGGAGCCCCAGAACCCTGCCCGGAGCCCCCCAGAACCCTGCCCGGagcccggagccccccggaACCCTGCCCGGAGCCCCAAAACCCCGCCCGGAGCCCCCAGAGCCTGCCCGGAGCTCGGAGCCCCCCAGAACCCTGCCCGGAGCTCGGAGCCCCCCAGAGCCTGCCCGGAGCCCCCAGAACCCTGCCCGGagcccggagccccccggaACCCTGCCCGGagcccggagccccccggaACCCTGCCCGGAGCCTGCCCGGAGCCTGCCCggagcccccagagccctgcccggagccctgcccggagcccagagccccccagagcccGGCCCGGAGCCTGCCCGGAGGCCCCAGAGCCTGCCCGGAGCCCGGGAGCCCCCGGAGCCCTGCCCGGAGCCCCCAGAGCGCTGCCCGGAGCTCCGAGCCCTGCCCggagccctgcccagagccccgGAGCCCAGTCCAGTagcccagagccctgcccgGAGCCCCCCAACCCCGCCCGGAGCCCCAGAGCCTGCCCGGAGCCCTGCCCGGAGCCCcggagccccccagccctgcccggagcCCCGCCTGAACCCCCGCAGCTCCGGagccccgcccgcagcccctgccccgctcctccctccttctctccctccttgtCTCCCTCCCTCCGGCCCTCCCTCGCCATGCTGGACATTTTCATCCTGATGTTCTTCGCCATCATCGGCCTGGTGATCCTGTCCTACATCATTTACATGCTCTGAGGAGCCGCCGCGGGAGATGCGGCTCTGCCGCGGCCTCGCCAGCCCGGGGGCGCCCAGGTGAGCTCCGAGCCCCGCCAGGTGCGGATTTCAGGGGGCATTTTCGGGGTCGGTGCTGTTGGTTTTGGCCGCCCGGGCCCGAAGGAGGCACCGGGGTGGATTTACAAAGCAGAGGCCGCTCAGCGCtgccgggctgtccccgctggGAAAAGCCGCTCTGCGCAGCACGGGCCGCGCTGGCTTCGGCTCCCGAGAGGGGGAGAAGGGAACAGCTCCGGGAGAAGCCGGGAGGGATCCTGAGGGGCCAAAGGAGGGTCCCGGGGTCGGGGGCGGCTGCGGCCCGCAcggagctgctccatccccgctcctcctccacggagctgctccatccccgcCTCTCCCGCACGGAGCTGCTCCATCCCgcacggagctgctccagctccatccccgcacggagctgctccatccccgcCTCTCTCgcactgagctgctccagctccatccccgctccatccccgcacggagctgctccagctccatccccgctccatccccgcacggagctgctccatccccgcacggagctgctccatccccgcacggagctgctccatccccgcacggagctgctccatccccgcacggagctgctccagctccatccccgcggcccccgcggcccccgcggcccccgcggccccgggcccggctcACACcgccctctcccctctcccctttctctttctccttctctcccgCAGCCTCCGCCCGGTTCGCGTCCCTCGGAGCCTTCTGGAACAGCGTTAACCCCTGCGAGCCCAGCGCGGAGCACGGAGCGGTCACCGAGCCGTGGACGGGAAtggggggacacgggaggggGCTCCGAGGGGCTGTCCCGCTGCCGGGACCCGGCTAAtccccctgccaggacctgtgtccttcccactgccaggaCCTGTGTCCTTCCCGCTGCCAGGACCTGTGTCCTTCCCGCTGCCAGGACCTGGCTAATCCCCCTGCCAGGACCCGTgtccttcccactgccaggaCCTGTGTCCTTCCCGCTGCCAGGACCTGGCTAATCCCCCTGCCAGGACCCGTGTCCTTCCCGCTGCCGGGACCCGGCTAAtccccctgccaggacctgcgTCCTTCTCGCTGCCAGGACCTGTGTCCtttcccctgccaggacccGTGTCCTTCTCGCTGCCAGGACCCGGCTAATCCCCTTGCCAGGACCTGCGTCCTTTCCCCTGCCAGGACCGGTGTCCTTCCCCCTGCCAGGACCCGGGATGGCCCCGGTGACGcccgcggtgtccccggggGGGGGCAGAGGGTCCTGTCCCCCCTTTTTTTGTGCCCAGGCCGCTCGTCTGGGCTGAATTTCAGGAAATCGCTTCTGATTTTGATGAGCAGCGCCCAGGGAGCggaataaagagaaataaagctgaataaagagaaataaagctgAATAAAGTGGAATAAAGCggaataaagagaaataaagagaaataaagcgGAATAAAGTGGAATAAAGCGGAATAAAGAGGAATAAAGAGGAATAAAGAGgaataaagaggaaataaagaggaataaagaggaataaagaggaataaagagaaataaagaggaaTAAAGCGGAATAAAGAGGAATGACAAGGAGAGGGAGGatggctgctggtggcactgcagggtggGGGACGCGCGGCTCCAGGGACAAATTCCCTGAGCTCCGAGGGCTCCGGGACATCCCAGGAATGTCCAGAGCTCGGAATTCCAGAGGCTGAGGCTCCTCCGTGTCCCCCAGCacgagcagcagcccctggggaggggtccctgccaccTCCTGTCCCCTTGGGAGGgtccctgagtgtccccagccTCCCTCGGGGCCCTCTCTGGTGTCTGGGAAGCTCCAGGCCTCGGATAGGGAAGGGAGCGCTTCTGACACCATGGAAATTCCCGTGGGATGGAAAGAACATTTCAGAGCTCCATTTTTGCCCTGCTTGGAGATGTCTGCGGAGGTGttgggggcagcaggaggatttttcttgtccttttttgacattttcttgTCCTCTCCTTCAATCCCTGCCCTTCCACCGCCTCTCACGGGCAGGGACTGGAAGTTTCACCCTCCTAGAAGGCAAAAATTTCACATTCCTGGTGTCTCCCAgggttttatttatatatacataaatatatatatactatatatatatttatatatatatataatatatatatttatatattataaatatatatttatatattataaatatatattttatatattatatatattatatatttttttatattttatattttttatatatatatatatattttttttagcaATGAACACCCGAAATACCCAAAATAGGATAAAATTTGCGCCCCTTCCACGGAAGCACCGCACAAACCGTGTGGGAGAGCGGGacccagggagagcagggggccaggaaaagctggaatgCGCTGGTGTGACTCAGGAGAGGGCGttcacagggggaaaaaaaagagatttcagagcctgggaatgctggaTGCGGTCACTGCTGCCGGCTGAGTGGAATTTCCTGCCAGCAAAAATCCTGAGAGAAATTCCAGGCTGGGAATTTCCCCCCGAGCCGCCCCGGAGGGGAGGAAACGCTGCTCCCTCACCCCAGCTCCAAAAATAGCCGGGAATGGGGAGCCTGAGAcattcctggagggatttcTGCGGGAATTTCGCGTTCTCGGCCGCCTCCTCTCCTGCGGGCCGAGGGGAGAGCGATCGGGGAGGAACGCGCGGAATGGAAATTTCAGAGTGAACCCGGGAGCTCCCGGGGctgacagagctcagcagccccGTCCCGCAGGCCccgggggctggggagggctgcGGGAAGGGAACCGGGGGGTTCGCAGCCCCCCAAAGGCcgcagagggcagggatggttCCCCTGCACCAGCCAGGACCCAGCCCTGCCGCGGGGGGTTTGCTCCTGGCTCGGGGTTTTTGCTAAAATttggcagcagaaggaaaatccGCTTTTTTCTCATCCCAGCTCGGCTGGACCTGGACTCTGTCTGTGAAATCCAAGCCCTTTAACTTCATTGGAAAAGGAATTTCCAGGGCTGTCATTTCCCAAGCAAACAGCACCGGGAGCTGGAGTGGCTTTTACCCCCTCACACCGGCGGGATTTGGCTTCTCTCCCTCGGGAAGGAAATTCCCGTTCGCTGGAAATGTGGCCAAAGCTGCCAGCAGCGATGTCCCCGCCCTGGAGCGCCCTGGgccagtgtcccctggctgggggtggcaccgcaaagtcccttccaaccccaccCCGGCGCTCCGCGAGTTAATGACAATTAATTGAGCCATCAATAATTCAGCGCAGCCGCCGCGCCGGCATTCCGGCCCCGCAGGGAATGAAAGGCTCCCTCTTGCCGTGGCTGCGCTCTCATAAAGGCTCCCCTTGTGCCCGgctggaattcctggctggaattcctggctggaattGCGGGGATGAGCCGGGACACGGCACGCACAAAgggccgggctctgctcccttctcctgcccccaTCCGGGAGCGATTCCTGCGGATAAAAGACTCGAGGGTCGCGGCTGGAGAATTCCCGGCGGCGATTTCCCGTCGCTGCTCTCACGCCGGGGGGGTTTTCTCCTCAAATTCCAGTCCTGAAATTCCCGGAGTGGGAACCGGAGGTTGGAATTTGTCTCCCTTCAGAAATCAAACAACGGCGGCGCCCTTAAAATGTCACATCCgagcaggaaggagggagaaaatgggatttttccagcagggaaaggtttcACCTCTGCCATCTACCGGCACAGAGCCCGCCTGGAATTGCGGATTCCGAGAGAATTTTTAGCCCGGGAACTTCAGAGCAGTTCCCGAGCTGCTGATGGGAGCAGGCGGAGAAATAAATGAGATAAATCGGGCCCAACTCGGCTGTCCCGAAGTTTCCCGAGCTAAATTGGGGCTGGAGGAATCCTGAGAGGTTTGGGGAGGGAATTTCAGGTGGGAAAAGCGGCTCTGGAGGAGCCTGGGGGCTGCAAACAGCACCGGGAGCTCCAGTGCTGCCCTCGGGGAGGcaacagagcagaaaatcaAACCCTTCTCAAACATTTATCCGTTTAATGAACCAGCGTTCTAATTGAATGTGGTTAATGGGTGTCTTCAACTCGGCTAAATCCTAGAACACTTCAACAGTTGGGGAGAGggctgaagggtttttttgctttacaaAAACCTGGAGGTTGGGAGGGGGAAATGCCTTGATCAAAGCACCGGAGCTGCTTTCAGAAATCACCTTTAGCTGAAGCTGAATGTACAAACCACGGAGCTGAATTAGAGACCTTGACAAGCTGGAGAAATGCAGCTCCTCAAACCCCatccctccctttctccttgGATCcccaagagaaaacaaatttaagaCCTGGAATGTTTTGGGTTCTGGGTTAAGATAAACACGAGTTTCACTCGGTGCCTGCAcgccagccctgggagctgtgttGTTGTTATTGTGGGTGCAAACACGGCAATTTTCCCAattttcagtgggaaaagaaggaaatttgtGCTCCCAAGGGAGAGGCCCCAGCTCTCctccctggaggagcagagtgGATTCCACTCCTGAGCCCTCCACGAGCTCACCCACGGCcaggcccagctcctggggagctgTTGGGGACATCAGGAGGATTTTCCTGTCCTTTTTGGAAGCCCTCCTTCCACCCCTGCCCTCCTtccacccctgccctcccaCCGCCACTCCCGGGCAGGGACTGGAAATTTCACCCTCCTAGAAGGCAAAAATTTCACATTCCCGGTGTCTCCCAGggttttatatttcttttaagCAATGAATACCTGAAATAACGGGGAAAACTTTGTGCCCCTTCAGTCATCCGTGTGCTGAGCTGGATCCGTGTGTGGAGAGCTGGATCCATGTGTTGAGCTGGATCCATGTGCTGAGCTGGATCCGTGTGTTGAGCTGGATCCGTGTGCTGAGCTGGATCCGTGTGTGGAGAGCTGGATCCATGTGCTGAGCTGGATCCGTGTGCTGAGCTGGATCCGTGTGCTGAGCTGGATCCATGTGCTGAGCTGGATCCGTGTGCTGAGAGCTGGATCCGTGTGTGGAGAGCTGGATCCGTGTGTGGAGAGCTGGATCCGTGTGTTGAGCTGGATCCGTGTGCTGAGGTAGATCCGTGTGTTGAGCTGGATCCGTGTGCTGAGCTGGATCCATGTGCTGAGCTGGATCCGTGTGTGGAGAGCTGGATCCGTGTGTGGAGAGCTGGATCCGTGTGCTGAGGTAGATCCGTGTGTTGAGCTGGATCCGTGTGTTGAGCTGGATCCGTGTGTTGAGCTGGATCCGTGTGTTGAGCTGGATCCGTGTGCTGAGCTGGATCCGTGTGCTGAGCTGGATCCGTGTGTTGAGCTGGATCCGTGTGTTGAGCTGGATCCGTGTGTTGAGCTGGATCCGTGTGTTGAGCTGGATCCGTGTGTGGAGAGCTGGATCCGTGTGCTGAGCTGGATCCGTGTGTTGAGCTGGATCCGTGTGTTGAGCTGGATCCATGTGTTGAGCTGGATCCGTGTGCTGAGCTGGATCCGTGTGCTGAGAGCTGGATCCGTGTGTGGAGAGCTGGATCCATGTGTTGAGCTGGATCCATGTGCTGAGCTGGATCCGTGTGCTGAGAGCTGGATCCGTGTGTGGAGAGCTGGATCCATGTGTTGAGCTGGATCCATGTGCTGAGCTGGATCCGTGTGCTGAGAGCTGGATCCGTGTGTGGAGAGCTGGATCCGTGTGTGGAGAGCTGGATCCGTGTGCTGAGCTGGATCTGTGTGTGGAGAGCTGGATCCGTGTGTGGAGAGCTGGATCCGTGTGTTGAGCTGGATCCGTGTGCTGAGGTAGATCCGTGTGTTGAGCTGGATCCGTGTGCTGAGCTGGATCCGTGTGTTGAACTGGATCCGTGTGTTGAACTGGATCCGTGTGCTGAGCTGGATCCGTGTGTTGAACTGGATCCGTGTGTTGAACTGGATCCGTGTGCTGAGCTGGATCCGTGTGCTGAGGTAGATCCGTGTGTTGAGCTGGATCCGTGTGCTGAGCTGGATCCGTGTGCTGAGCTGGATCCGTGTGTTGAACTGGATCCCTGTGTTGAGCTGGATCCCTGTGGAGAGCTGGATCCGTGTGTTGAGCTGGATCCGTGTGTGGAGAGCTGGATCCGTGTGTTGAGCTGGATCTGTGTGCTGAGCTGGATCCGTGTGCTGAGGTAGATCCGTGTGTTGAGCTGGATCCGTGTGCTGAGCTGGATCCGTGTGCTGAGGTAGATCCGTGTGTTGAGCTGGATCCGTGTGCTGAGCTGGATCCATGTGTTGAGCTGGATCCGTGTGCTGAGCTGGATCCGTGTGTTGAGCTGGATCCGTGTGCTGAGCTGGATCCGTGTGTTGAGCTGGATCCGTGTGTGATTTATTTATCACATGTGCTGAGCTGGATCCATGTGTGATTTATTTATCACATGTGTTGAGCTGGATCCGTGTGTGATTTATTTATCACATGTGTTGAGCTGGATCCGTGTGTGATTTATTTATCACATGTGTTGAGCTGGATCCGTGTGTGATTTATTTATCACATGTGTTGAGCTGGATCCGTGTGTTGAGGTAGATCCGTGTGCTGAGAGCTGGATCCGTGTGCTGAGCTGGATCCATGTGTGATTTATTTATCACATGAGTTGAGGTAAATCCATGTGCTGAGCTGTCCCTGGTACAGGAATTTCGGGCAGAACCGGAGAAATGtccaaaggagaaggaggagaagggggagaaggcagcagcagcagcagcagcagcaggagcagggcgGGCTCGGGGCTCCGGGGctcaggtgctgctgcccaTGGCCAGGTCCAGGATCTCCCTGTGGAAGCTGGCCTGGGCGCTGAGCAGGTGGGACAGGCTCAGGGAGGCGCTGTCCTCCCCGTCCCGCTGCCCTGCAGGCCACAGACACCgcagaggggcagagctctcagcagaggggcagcagcctTTTTAACCACAAAATTCACAACTTTCCCCCataaattcttcatttttaacaCCAAAATTCACAACTTTCCCCCataaattcttcatttttaacaCCAACGTTCCCAATTTTTAACCCCCAAATTCCCAATTTTTCACACCCAAATTCCCAATTTTAATCCCAAAATCCCCCGTTTTGTAACCCCAAAATTTCCCGTTTTtaaccccaaaattcccaattttGCCCCAcggcagcacagctgggagggagcacggcaggagcacagggccaGAGAGGAACAAAtctgagcctggagctgggctgggctgagctgagctgggctgggctgggctgggctgggctgagctgggagggacagtgggagatgtccctgccatggcaggggtggcactggatgaggtttaaggtcccttcccacccaaaccagtctgaAATCCTGGAAATGTGGGATTCCCTGTCCTCAGAGCcctcaggctctgcaggactgccctgcctggggagagagggagggccAGGCTGTCCTGAACTGCTCCAGTGTTGGATTCTAGAACATTCCTGTGGCCACCCTGCAGGGTCTGAGcccggacagggggtctggggtctgtccaggggctcaggcagcctcacacagagcccaggagggcactgcctctgatccctgccatggcagtgaatgcccacaggGTGTGgagaatcacaagctgggagaattcaaaataagcagtagttagttaatcacagagtgtaaatgtagaatttaggatttttagtgtatggggttgaagagacaagatggaggaattggggagttgtccctgtgctccttgttcttgttctcatcccccattttctgctgagttgggttttagagattggtttagagtagaaatgccATCTTAGCATAGGCAGTGagtattggtaaaattctgtaaataaaaagttcattttggacGGTGCTTGGGTCAGGGATACTGTACAGAAGGGGCTCTCTGAcctgcccagtcctgctggggacgccctgcagagctgggacagaactgagattggattttagagattggcttagagtagaaatgacatgttagcataaGTAGTAGGTATTagtacaattttgtaaataaaaaatacgtttTGGACAGTGcttgggtcaggggtactgtacagaagggaccctctgacccgcccagtcccccgcgtgtcctgctctgctggggacgccctgcagagctgggacagaactgagataatgaagaataaaaaccttggaaatgtgtactggggactcagtttgtcgtctctacctctggtgtgaaacacttggggcaaagagaagcctgaaaacctgattaactctgggaacagcaacccaggggaaacacccagggaacagcaaccctggggaaccctgagcaccttggggaacaccaaccccgAGGAGAAGCTCAGGGAAAATGAACCCTGAGCCCCCAGGGCCCAGCCTtacctgccagcactgcctgcagcgTGTCCATCAGCAGGTGAGCAAAGGTGttctccaggcactgcaggaagctGTGCCTCTCCCCGGGGCTGCTGAACACCCTGCACACCCTCTGCAGCATCCTCACCGCCCAGTCCATGCAGTACCGGTCCTTCTCACACACCTGGCGCCAAAGGAAGGGTTAAAAACACACGGGTTTTATGGTGAAAGATCAAAATTCAGCATTCACTCCTGGATCTGCATCAGCTGGGCCCAGGCCTGGAAAATCAGGGGTTGTGACAGGGGCATGGGGGttgtgacagggacacaggggttgtgacagggacacagaggtTGTGACAAGGACAGGGGttgtgacagggacacagaggtTGTGACAGGAACACAGAGGTTGTGACAAGGACACAGGGGTTGTGACAAGGACACAGgggtggtgacagggacacagatgttgtgacagggacacaggggtggtgacagggacacagatGTTGACAAGGACACAGAGTTTGTGATAAGGACACAGAGGTTGTGACAAGGACACAGgggtggtgacagggacacagatGTTGACAAGGACACAGAGTTTGTGATAAGGACACAGAGGTTGTGACAAGGACACAGgggtggtgacagggacacagatGTTGACAAGGACACAGAGTTTGTGATAAGGACACAGAGGttgtgacagggacacagaggttgtgacagggacacaggggttgtgacagggacaggggttgTGACAAGGACAGGGGTTGTGACAAGGACACAGGGGttgtgacagggacacaggggttgtgacagggacaggggttgTGACAAGGACACTGAGGTTGTGACAAGGACACAGGAGTtgtggcagggacacaggggttGTGACAAGGACAGGGGTTGTGACAGGAACACAGATGTTGTGACAAGGACAGAGGGGTTGTGACAAGGACACAGAGGttgtgacagggacacagatGTTGACAAGGACACAGAGTTTGTGATAAGGACACAGATGttgtgacagggacacagaggtTGTGACAAGGACACAGAGGTTGTGACAAGGGCACAGAGGTTGTTCCTGTGGCACAAAGGGGGCTCTGATCCTTTTGCTCCTCCTCAGGgttgtgctgggcagggagcagaggggtggAAGAGCTCCCAGCTGGATTTATCCCTGGATTGTGGGATCAGGTGGGGACAAACCTTTCCAAATTcggggcacagagcagagctgtacTCACCAGAGCCATGAACACCATGAGCCTGGCCAGCTCCACGGCCCTGCCGTTCACAGCTTTGCTGGCCAGGAAGGTGAAGCAGACGCTGTTCCcgctcagcaggagcagccgcGCGTTGTTCTCCATCAGCCACTCCTGGGGAACCACtttgggaggaggggagaggattTCAGTCACCCCTGAGCACAAATGATCCCTGCTGGGGCAATCAGAGCTCTCCCCGCCAGCTCTGGGACACAACCTCAGCCAGAACTCTCTCAGTGTAAAGTTGGTAAAATCAGAATTTTGCCGGAGCAAACCGCACGTTTGGACAAAGTTTCCTGAATAATTCAAGGCAAggtttgtgttttaaaaggTCTGCATGGATTTTAAAAAGGTTTCTCCGTGGGGAAGGACAGCCTGGATGTGTGAGGGACTCTGGCTTTCCCTCATCCCAGCGTGATGAATTTTGCAGTTACTGAGAGGGATTTTTGGAGGATCCACAATCCCAGGGATGAATGATAAAGACAAAAACACACCTGACAGCTCATCCACAAGACTGATAACATCATCTGCTGTCCACTCTCTAGCTTCTGTACCATACAGCAGCTTAATTGCATCAGCTAAACCCTTCAGACTGCTCTCGTCTGTTGGTCCTTCTATCATTTTCTGCCACACCACGTGTCCTGAGTGATATATCAACCACAACTGCTAGTGAGTGACATTTTTTAAACGAGGAACTTGCTCAGCTGAGcctcacagcagaggcagaggaatTCAGGTGACATTGCTGAGGCTTTGTGATTATTTTCCATCTGGTATTTTAGCAGAGACAGTGAGTCAAACTTAAGGAAACCCAGGTTTAATAATTAAgtgagaaaatgtgttttccttcaGGGAAATGGGTGCTTCTTTGAGATGGATTTGAGTAAGTTCTACCCCAAGCAGGGCAGAGTAGAGGAACAGAAGAGCCattaatttcttcactgaattGTAACTTGTGTGtgtataatttttgttttctgtgtgttagTGAGGTCTGGTTGAGGAGAATAattttttcccgggaaatgccaTGGCTCAAATGGCTTCAGATGGAGAGAAGGCAGGTTTAGACTGGGTCTTGGGATGgaatcccttcccttcccttcccttcccttcccttccct contains:
- the LOC134553711 gene encoding uncharacterized protein LOC134553711 isoform X2, whose product is MSKKDKKNPPAAPNTSADISKQGKNGALKCSFHPTGISMVSEALPSLSEAWSFPDTREGPEGGWGHSGTLPRGQEVAGTPPQGLLLVLGDTEEPQPLEFRALDIPGMSRSPRSSGNLSLEPRVPHPAVPPAAILPLLVIPLYSALFLFISLYSSLFLFIPLYFLFIPLYSSLFLFIPLYSTLFRFISLYFSLFRFIPLYSALFLFIQLYFSLFRSLGAAHQNQKRFPEIQPRRAAWAQKKGGQDPLPPPGDTAGVTGAIPGPGRGISRVPAAGRTRVLAGGLARSWQREGHRSWQREGHRSWQREGHRSWQWEGHRSWQGD
- the LOC134553711 gene encoding uncharacterized protein LOC134553711 isoform X4; this translates as MSKKDKKNPPAAPNTSADISKQGKNGALKCSFHPTGISMVSEALPSLSEAWSFPDTREGPEGGWGHSGTLPRGQEVAGTPPQGLLLVLGDTEEPQPLEFRALDIPGMSRSPRSSGNLSLEPRVPHPAVPPAAILPLLVIPLYSALFLFISLYSSLFLFIPLYFLFIPLYSSLFLFIPLYSTLFRFISLYFSLFRFIPLYSALFLFIQLYFSLFRSLGAAHQNQKRFPEIQPRRAAWAQKKGGQDPLPPPGDTAGVTGAIPGPGRGISRVPAAGRTRVLAGGLARSWQREGHRSWQWEGHGSWQGD
- the LOC134553711 gene encoding uncharacterized protein LOC134553711 isoform X1; this translates as MSKKDKKNPPAAPNTSADISKQGKNGALKCSFHPTGISMVSEALPSLSEAWSFPDTREGPEGGWGHSGTLPRGQEVAGTPPQGLLLVLGDTEEPQPLEFRALDIPGMSRSPRSSGNLSLEPRVPHPAVPPAAILPLLVIPLYSALFLFISLYSSLFLFIPLYFLFIPLYSSLFLFIPLYSTLFRFISLYFSLFRFIPLYSALFLFIQLYFSLFRSLGAAHQNQKRFPEIQPRRAAWAQKKGGQDPLPPPGDTAGVTGAIPGPGRGISRVPAAGRTRVLAVGRTRVLAGGLARSWQREGHRSWQREGHRSWQWEGHRSWQGD
- the LOC134553711 gene encoding uncharacterized protein LOC134553711 isoform X3 gives rise to the protein MSKKDKKNPPAAPNTSADISKQGKNGALKCSFHPTGISMVSEALPSLSEAWSFPDTREGPEGGWGHSGTLPRGQEVAGTPPQGLLLVLGDTEEPQPLEFRALDIPGMSRSPRSSGNLSLEPRVPHPAVPPAAILPLLVIPLYSALFLFISLYSSLFLFIPLYFLFIPLYSSLFLFIPLYSTLFRFISLYFSLFRFIPLYSALFLFIQLYFSLFRSLGAAHQNQKRFPEIQPRRAAWAQKKGGQDPLPPPGDTAGVTGAIPGPGRGISRVPAAGRTRVLAGGLARSWQREGHRSWQWEGHGSWQGD